The Winslowiella toletana region CAGCTTTAATCCTCAGTCGGTTGGCTGAGATCTACCGCCGACGCTATGGTCGGCGGTCATAATTCCCCCACTTACACCCTCTGCTTTGAGCTTTCACCAATTTCTGACTATCCTTACAGGATAATGTCTGTTTTGCCTTATGGCCCAAAGCAGACTCAGGAATTTCCAGTGACGGGATTCTGCATAACGCCCGGCATATCAACAAAGGAAGGTAAAAGAACATGAAATTTCGCTTCGTTCTCTGTTTAGGTCTTTTCTCTCTCTCCGGCTTCGCTCAGGCAGCTGAACCGCTCTGCCAGCAGAAAGAGCAGGCTATTCAGCAACAGATCGATATCGCTCGTCAGCACGATAATCAACGTCGTGTGACCGGACTGGAGCGTGCGCTTACCGAAGCGCGTGCAGGCTGTACTGATGCCCGTCTTAAAGCTGAGCATCAGGAGAAGATTGAAAAACATAAGCACGAAGTTGCTGAACGTGAACGCGATTTGAGTGAAGCACGTGATAAAGGCGATAATGAAAAAATTGCCAAACGTGAGAAGAAACTGGCTGAAGCACGCGAAGAACTTAAACAAACAGAAGCAGCACCGTATTAACCGAAGTAACTGACTTAATCCAATGATAATAAGGAGTGTTTCATGTCAAAAGATACCACCTCAGAACACCTGCGCGCGGAATTAAAAAATCTGGCCGACACCCTGGAAGAAGTACTGAGCACCACCGGTGAAAAATCAAAAACCGAGCTGGACAAGCTGCGTACCAAGGCACGCGCCGCGCTGGATGAGTCACGTCACCGCCTGGGCGAATCTGGCGAGCGTATTGCACAGGGCACCCGCGAAGCAGCAGGACGCGCCGATGAGTATGTGCGTGAAAATCCATGGCATGGCGTCGGCATTGGTGCCGCTGTAGGCGTGGTGCTGGGCGTATTGCTGACGCGTCGTTAATATGGCCGACTCACAGCAAAGCCACGGCCCGGGCAAAGGGGTCATAAACATAGGACAGCGTATCATCACCACGCTGGTCGGCATGGTTGAAACCCGCGTGCGGCTGGCAGTGGTAGAGCTGGAGGAAGAGAAAGCCAATCTGCTGCAGATGCTGATGATGGTCGGATTAACCATGCTGTTCACCGCCTTCGGGTTGATGAGCTTGATGGTACTGGTCGTCTGGGCGGTCGATGCACAATATCGTCTGATGGCAATCGCCATCACTACCGGCGTATTGTTTGCACTGGCGCTGTTCTTTGGTCTGTGGGCGTTAAGCAAGTCGCGCAAATCGACGCTGCTGCGCGCCACGCGTAAAGAGCTGGAAACCGACCGCAAGCTGCTTGAGGATGACGGTGCATGAGCCGCCGCGAACGCGAACAGCGTAAGGCCGAACTGCTGGGCATTGTCCAGCAGCAACGCCTCGATCTGACCGCCGCTCGCCGCGACTGGCTGACGAGCACTGCTCGTTACGATAGCGGCTGGCTGACGCTGGTCAGCATGCGCCGCTATTTAGTTATAGGAAGTAGCGCGCTGGCCATCTGGTCCGCACGTAACCCAAGCTTCCTGCTGCGCTGGGCTAAGCGCGGCTTCGGTGCATGGAGCACCTGGCGGTTGATTCGTAAAAACCTGCCCGGTAGCCGATAACTCAGGGGCGGCGCTGTTGCCGCCCATTTCTCCCCTTGGTACTGCCCGCTTCACTGATTTCCTGCCATTTCTTCCAATTCAATTTTCTTGAATAACATCGACAGTATATCTCGCTTACAACCTTAATCATTCGCGATTATTATCTTCTTCAACGAAAGGACTCCAGCGCGTTTTGCCCGTGAGCCTTGTTACTTAGCTGGCTGACTTGTTCTGCCCATAATAAAAAACACGTTGGAGTAAATGATGAAAAAATTAGAAGATACCGGCTTACTGATCGCACGCATTCTGATGCCAATTCTGTTCATTACTGCAGGCTGGGGCAAAATCACCGGTTATGCCGGTACTCAGCAGTATATGGAAGCAATGGGTGTTCCAGGCTTCTTCCTGCCGCTAACCATCCTGCTGGAGTTCGGCGGCGGTCTGGCCATTCTGTTCGGCTTCCTGACCCGTACTACCGCACTGTTTACCGCTGGCTTTACTCTGCTGACCGCGTTTATTTTCCACAGCAACTTTGCTGAAGGCGTTAACCAGCTGATGTTTATGAAAAATCTGACCATTGCTGGCGGCTTCTTACTGTTAGGTATTACCGGTCCGGGCGCTTTCAGCATCGACCGCCTAATCAATAAAAAATGGTAACAGCGGTAGGTCTATACTCTAAATTATGACTGATACCAGGGCGAGGATGATTTCATCCTCGCCTCATTTATTTTGGAGGTTTTATGGGACTGTTAATTGACGGTGTCTGGCACGACAACTGGTATGACACTAAATCCACCGGTGGCCGCTTTAAGCGCTCTGAATCGGCTTACCGTAACTGGGTCACTGCCGATGGCTCAGCTGGCCCGACCGGCAGCGGCGGTTTTCGCGCCGAGCGCGACCGCTATCATCTGTATGTCTCACTGGCCTGCCCATGGGCGCACCGCACCTTGCTGATGCGCCAGTTGAAAGGGCTGGAAAATCTGATTTCGGTTTCAGTGGTACATCCGTTGATGCTGGAAAATGGCTGGACCTTTGATGACGATTTTCCTGCGGCTACCGGTGACAACCTGTTTCATAACGCGTTTCTTTATCAGCTCTATCTGCGCGCTGACAAAGAATATACCGGCCGCGTGACGGTCCCGGTATTATGGGATAAGCAGCAGAACACCATCGTCAGCAACGAGTCTGCTGACATCATCCGCATGTTTAACTCGGCATTCGATGGCGTGGGTGCCCGCGCGGGAGACTTCTATCCGCAGGATTTACGTGCCAGCATTGATGAACTGAACGGCTGGATTTATGACACCGTTAACAACGGCGTCTACAAAAGTGGCTTTGCCACCTCGCAGGAAGCCTACGACGAAGCCGTTACTTCGCTGTTTAGCTCGCTGGACCGCCTTGAGCAAATTTTGGGGCAGCATCGCTATCTGACCGGCGACCGTCTGACTGAAGCCGATCTGCGTCTGTGGACAACGCTGGTGCGCTTTGATCCGGTGTATGTCACCCATTTCAAATGTGACAAGCATCGTATTGGTGATTATCTGAATCTGAATGGCTTCCTGCGCGAGATTTATCAGATGCCGGGCATTGCGGAGACCGTCGATCTGGCGCATATCCGCCATCACTATTATTGCAGCCATAAAACTATCAATCCGCACGGCGTGATTTCCATCGGGCCAGCGTTTAACTGGGATGAGCCGCACGGGCGGGACCATCTTTAATGAGTGATATTGTCACGGGTGGCTTGAATGTCACCCTGTTCACTCTTTTTAGTACTCGTTAACGTAATCTTTCAGAGTATTGATGCTCATCACAAAAAAAACAATTCTTTAACTATTAACTTCTCATTAAGACTTTAATCGGTATATTACCTCAATATATTCAGGAGATTTACCTTATAGGGAATTAACAATGGGAAATGCATTCTGCACTGTTGATGATCTGGGTTTTCCTCATTTCAACGCTATAGATCTTATGCGTTATAAATTACTTCCAGGCAATCAGCGATTCGTTACTGGAGAAAATTACCTGTGGGCCTACAAAGCTGGATTTTTAGTTTATAACAGGCATGCAATTAGCCGATTTTCACAAGAAAACAACATACCAGAATTATTATTAGCAGGGGTTGCAGTTTCCGAAGTGGGAGGAAAACCAGATAGATTGAAAACATATGGTCTTCTTCAGTTTCGCCAGTTAATTGATATATTTAGAGGGAATAATAATCTCTCGAATGTTACATCCGTGGGTTCACTGGCAATACAGTTACGCGCAGCCGCCGAAGCTATTGGTATCGATCCCTCTAAGCTTAACCGAACACAGCAGTTTCAACTTTCAAATTGCTTACTTAACAATGATTACAATATACAGATCGTTGCTAAACATCTTCACGATTTAATCCTCTATGACTATCCTGATACTGACACACGCAATCTTAATGATGAACAGATTATCCTCGCGGGCTCACGCTACAATAGAGGGATCCAGCGAAAAAAACAGGACTTTATTGATTCCATTAATGCTCCAGTAGGTTCTCCGCTGCGAAAATATACAGAGTATGGACGCAGCATTATAAATAAGAGGAAGTCGATAGAGAATATAATGGACTTAGGAGAATGATCAGCTGGAAAAGAGTAACTGCCATCGGATATTTCTTTTTTTCATTATTAGTTATCTATATGATGTCTGTTTTTGATCATGAATATATGGTTGGAGAGGGAGCATTAACTAATATCTGCATTGCTTTTGAGAATTTGGTTTATGATGACACCCGAGATATCCTTGCTCCAGTAACATTTACTCTTATCATTCCATTCATCCACCTCTCCTTAAGAAGAAAGTTTAAATCCCTTTTTTATAATTTACTGTTAATATTCTTACTCACATTTTGGATATGGCGATTTTTTTTACGATTTTCTCTATGTTTTTAAATTATATTATATCAAAGACAAAATACAGCAGAGAGCCATTTATGGAACTCTGCTTGATGTAATCAGCTGTGCAGGATAGCAGAGAATAAACTCATCGCTGCTTTGCCAATAAACGCGGTATCTCACGCAGGCACCAGGCCTTCGCCTCACCCATACTGTCACGTCGCCATGCCATAATAATATCTACCTCACGGGAATATTCCGGGCTGACTACCCGCAAGCGCCCTTCAGCGATATCCTTTTCCACCAGCGGATAAGGCATGGTAGCAACGCCGAGACCGGCCAACAGCGCTTTGCGTTTATCATCAATCGAACTGACGGTTAAACGCTGCTGTTTGTCCAACAGCTGAACGGTTAACACCGGGCGCTCACGCGCAGTATCCGCCACCGCAATGCCGCGATATTTCACTCGCGTCACTTCGGACAGTGGCTCAGGCTCAAGATGGATCGGATGGTCCGGGCTGGCAACGTAGACGCTGACCATGCTGTAGAGTTTGCGAGTGTTAATCTCTGATGATGCGCGGAAATGCATATCCGGAGCGATAACAATATCCGCTCTGCCCTGTTCCAGCCGCTCCCAGGCACCCGCCAGCACTTCTGTCATCAGTGAAATTTGGGTATTCGCTTTTTCCGCCAGTTTATCAACCAGCGGGAACAGCAGCTGGCTGGGAACCAGCGCTTCAACCACAATTGTCAGATGAGTTTCCCAGCCGCGCGCCAGCGCTTCCGCATCGGTGGTTAATTTGTCCGCAGCCTCAAGCAGAACCCGCCCGCGCTCCAGCAGCATCCGGCCAACATTGGTGAATTTAGTTCGATGACCAGAACGGTCAAATAACACCACGTCCAGCTCTTCTTCCAGCTTTTGCATGGTGTAGCTTAGCGCAGACGGCACGCGCCCCAGCTCATCAGCGGCGGCGGCAAAACTGCCACGACGATCGATAGCATCCATCACCCGTAAAGCTTCTAACGTTAAGGCCCGATCTTTAGCCATCGCGATTCTCTGTCAGGAAATTTGAATATACCCAGCAGATTAACTGGCT contains the following coding sequences:
- a CDS encoding DUF1090 domain-containing protein, producing MKFRFVLCLGLFSLSGFAQAAEPLCQQKEQAIQQQIDIARQHDNQRRVTGLERALTEARAGCTDARLKAEHQEKIEKHKHEVAERERDLSEARDKGDNEKIAKREKKLAEAREELKQTEAAPY
- a CDS encoding DUF2645 family protein; translation: MSVFDHEYMVGEGALTNICIAFENLVYDDTRDILAPVTFTLIIPFIHLSLRRKFKSLFYNLLLIFLLTFWIWRFFLRFSLCF
- a CDS encoding YqjK-like family protein, whose translation is MSRREREQRKAELLGIVQQQRLDLTAARRDWLTSTARYDSGWLTLVSMRRYLVIGSSALAIWSARNPSFLLRWAKRGFGAWSTWRLIRKNLPGSR
- a CDS encoding glutathione S-transferase family protein, with protein sequence MGLLIDGVWHDNWYDTKSTGGRFKRSESAYRNWVTADGSAGPTGSGGFRAERDRYHLYVSLACPWAHRTLLMRQLKGLENLISVSVVHPLMLENGWTFDDDFPAATGDNLFHNAFLYQLYLRADKEYTGRVTVPVLWDKQQNTIVSNESADIIRMFNSAFDGVGARAGDFYPQDLRASIDELNGWIYDTVNNGVYKSGFATSQEAYDEAVTSLFSSLDRLEQILGQHRYLTGDRLTEADLRLWTTLVRFDPVYVTHFKCDKHRIGDYLNLNGFLREIYQMPGIAETVDLAHIRHHYYCSHKTINPHGVISIGPAFNWDEPHGRDHL
- a CDS encoding DoxX family protein; this encodes MKKLEDTGLLIARILMPILFITAGWGKITGYAGTQQYMEAMGVPGFFLPLTILLEFGGGLAILFGFLTRTTALFTAGFTLLTAFIFHSNFAEGVNQLMFMKNLTIAGGFLLLGITGPGAFSIDRLINKKW
- a CDS encoding LysR family transcriptional regulator, with product MAKDRALTLEALRVMDAIDRRGSFAAAADELGRVPSALSYTMQKLEEELDVVLFDRSGHRTKFTNVGRMLLERGRVLLEAADKLTTDAEALARGWETHLTIVVEALVPSQLLFPLVDKLAEKANTQISLMTEVLAGAWERLEQGRADIVIAPDMHFRASSEINTRKLYSMVSVYVASPDHPIHLEPEPLSEVTRVKYRGIAVADTARERPVLTVQLLDKQQRLTVSSIDDKRKALLAGLGVATMPYPLVEKDIAEGRLRVVSPEYSREVDIIMAWRRDSMGEAKAWCLREIPRLLAKQR
- a CDS encoding DUF883 family protein, translated to MSKDTTSEHLRAELKNLADTLEEVLSTTGEKSKTELDKLRTKARAALDESRHRLGESGERIAQGTREAAGRADEYVRENPWHGVGIGAAVGVVLGVLLTRR
- a CDS encoding phage holin family protein, whose amino-acid sequence is MADSQQSHGPGKGVINIGQRIITTLVGMVETRVRLAVVELEEEKANLLQMLMMVGLTMLFTAFGLMSLMVLVVWAVDAQYRLMAIAITTGVLFALALFFGLWALSKSRKSTLLRATRKELETDRKLLEDDGA